A genomic stretch from Flavobacterium humidisoli includes:
- the ligD gene encoding DNA ligase D, translated as MSLSKYHQKRDFKQTREPKGKVEKSANELIFVVQKHAASHLHYDFRLEMDGVLKSWAVPKGPSMDPEVKRLAMMVEDHPYSYKDFEGTIPQGNYGAGNVIVWDNGTYTSDEKTASDEKQLLSDLEKGRLSFILKGKKLKGEFSLIKLHGKQENAWLLIKKNDKYASSEDILEKNKSVISKRSLEQLIEKAEKLSSKTEEKTVEKKAVKKKSNPKVEIAEFIKPMLASVREKPFDDEEWIFENKYDGYRTIAVINAQQVDLYSRNELSFNANFKPIADELKQIDHTVVLDGEIVVENDAGKADFQLLQKYMKTGIGNLKYYVFDLLNLDGNLITELSLLERKELLKILFNKYPFSNVFYSEHTIGDGIKQFEKAVKNKTEGIIAKRADSTYAANRRSTNWLKIKTANEEEAIIIGITEPKNSRKYFGALLLGQYNGKKLQYIGKCGTGFTESVLKDLYTQLEPYFIEKSPLDEKISLRDPIQWVKPKLVCQVKFSEWTQDQHLRHPVYLGTRIDKKAVEVNFNGNDNSNVENDNNGSSNLIEMEESNKHKTENDYDLKIGKTTLHLTNQNKVYFPKDGITKGDIVQYYNEVSELILPYLKDRPESMNRFPNGIDSPSFYQKDVDVDKIPKWLKTKKIFSESNNANIDYLICNNKETLVYMANLGCIEMNPWNSTIKHIQNPDWLVIDLDPAKDDFKLVVQTALVVKEVLDELETECLCKTSGASGLHIYIPLGAQYDYDSIKILAELIAKEIHSRLPYITSVDRSIKKRKNKLYIDFLQNRRGQTLAAPYSVRPKPGATVSTPLEWSEVNEKLHPSQFTIKNVLSRFEKKGDLWKPVLSKGANIKKIIHKLENSQNA; from the coding sequence ATGTCACTGTCTAAATACCATCAAAAAAGAGATTTTAAACAAACTCGTGAACCAAAGGGAAAAGTAGAAAAATCGGCTAATGAACTGATTTTTGTGGTGCAGAAACATGCTGCGTCGCATCTTCATTACGATTTTAGGTTAGAAATGGATGGAGTTTTAAAAAGTTGGGCAGTGCCAAAAGGCCCGTCAATGGATCCAGAAGTAAAACGTCTCGCGATGATGGTAGAAGATCATCCGTATAGTTACAAGGATTTTGAAGGTACAATTCCACAAGGAAATTACGGCGCTGGAAATGTAATTGTGTGGGATAATGGAACGTATACTTCGGACGAAAAAACAGCTTCGGACGAAAAACAATTATTAAGCGATTTGGAGAAAGGACGTTTAAGCTTTATTCTAAAAGGAAAAAAACTAAAAGGCGAATTTTCGTTGATTAAACTTCATGGCAAACAAGAAAATGCTTGGCTTTTAATCAAGAAAAACGACAAGTATGCCTCTAGTGAAGATATTTTAGAAAAAAATAAATCGGTTATTTCTAAAAGAAGTTTAGAACAGCTGATAGAAAAAGCTGAAAAACTGTCTTCAAAAACAGAAGAAAAAACAGTTGAGAAAAAAGCAGTAAAAAAAAAGTCTAATCCGAAAGTTGAAATAGCTGAATTTATAAAACCAATGCTTGCCAGCGTACGCGAAAAGCCATTTGATGATGAGGAATGGATTTTCGAAAATAAATACGACGGTTACAGAACCATTGCTGTCATAAATGCGCAACAAGTCGATTTGTATAGCAGAAATGAACTTTCTTTTAATGCTAATTTTAAACCCATTGCCGACGAATTAAAACAAATTGATCATACAGTAGTTTTGGATGGCGAAATTGTGGTTGAAAATGATGCAGGAAAAGCCGATTTCCAATTGCTTCAAAAATATATGAAAACCGGAATCGGAAATCTTAAATATTATGTCTTTGATTTATTGAATTTGGATGGAAATCTGATTACTGAATTATCCCTTTTGGAACGAAAAGAACTGCTGAAAATTCTCTTCAATAAATATCCTTTTTCAAATGTTTTTTATTCTGAACATACTATTGGCGACGGAATAAAACAATTTGAAAAAGCAGTTAAAAATAAAACGGAAGGCATAATTGCCAAAAGAGCCGATAGCACTTATGCGGCAAACAGAAGAAGTACAAACTGGCTCAAAATAAAAACAGCAAACGAAGAAGAAGCCATAATTATTGGAATCACCGAACCTAAAAATTCGAGAAAGTATTTTGGCGCACTTCTTCTTGGTCAATATAATGGAAAAAAACTGCAATATATTGGCAAATGCGGAACAGGTTTTACTGAATCTGTACTGAAAGATTTATACACTCAACTCGAGCCTTACTTTATAGAAAAATCTCCGCTTGACGAAAAAATCTCTTTGCGCGATCCCATTCAATGGGTAAAACCAAAGCTTGTTTGTCAGGTAAAATTTTCCGAATGGACACAGGATCAGCATTTGCGTCATCCTGTTTATCTTGGAACAAGAATAGACAAAAAAGCAGTGGAAGTTAATTTTAATGGCAATGACAATAGCAATGTAGAAAACGATAATAATGGGAGTTCTAATTTAATTGAAATGGAAGAATCAAATAAACACAAAACTGAGAATGATTACGATTTAAAAATTGGCAAAACGACTTTACATCTCACCAATCAGAATAAAGTTTATTTTCCAAAAGATGGTATTACGAAAGGTGATATTGTGCAATATTATAATGAAGTTTCAGAACTGATTTTGCCGTATTTAAAAGATCGTCCAGAATCGATGAACCGTTTCCCGAACGGTATTGATTCTCCTAGTTTTTATCAGAAAGATGTCGATGTCGATAAAATTCCGAAATGGCTTAAAACCAAAAAAATCTTCTCAGAATCCAACAACGCCAACATTGATTATCTTATTTGCAATAATAAAGAAACACTAGTTTATATGGCCAATTTGGGCTGTATTGAAATGAATCCGTGGAATTCGACCATAAAGCATATTCAGAATCCAGATTGGCTTGTAATTGATTTAGATCCCGCAAAAGACGACTTTAAACTAGTGGTTCAAACGGCTTTGGTCGTAAAAGAAGTTTTAGACGAGTTGGAAACCGAATGTTTGTGCAAAACTTCGGGCGCTTCGGGACTTCATATTTACATTCCGCTTGGCGCGCAATACGATTATGATTCGATTAAAATTCTAGCCGAATTAATTGCCAAAGAAATACATTCCAGACTGCCCTATATTACTTCGGTTGACAGAAGCATCAAAAAAAGAAAAAATAAACTGTATATCGATTTTTTACAGAACCGACGCGGGCAAACTTTGGCAGCGCCGTATTCAGTCCGTCCAAAACCTGGCGCAACAGTTTCTACGCCTTTAGAATGGAGTGAAGTGAATGAAAAACTGCATCCGTCGCAATTTACCATCAAAAATGTATTGAGTCGTTTTGAGAAAAAAGGCGATTTATGGAAACCCGTTTTATCCAAAGGAGCCAATATTAAAAAGATTATTCACAAACTGGAAAATAGTCAAAACGCTTAA
- a CDS encoding Ku protein — MRSIWTGSVSFGLSNIPIKMFSAVQESSLDMDMLDAKDHANIKFKRVNENTGKEVDFANIVKGYNLDGKYIVLEDSDFEAADAIKTKTIDIESFAFEKEIQSIYYEQPYYLEPDKGAMNAYGLLRDALEASGKVGVTRFVLRNKESLAILKPYKNVIVLNRIRFEQEIRSTAELKLPPMSKKSTKEMDMAEKLIDQLTEKFDISGFKDEYTAKLLDIIKKKAKGKPQKAAPKLKVVHKQSDDLMEMLKASLENKKKKSS; from the coding sequence ATGAGATCAATTTGGACAGGTTCGGTAAGTTTTGGATTAAGTAATATTCCAATAAAAATGTTTTCGGCGGTGCAGGAAAGCAGTCTGGATATGGATATGCTTGACGCAAAAGATCACGCCAATATCAAGTTTAAGCGTGTTAACGAAAATACAGGTAAAGAAGTAGATTTTGCCAATATTGTAAAAGGATATAATCTAGATGGCAAATATATTGTTTTGGAAGATTCTGACTTTGAAGCGGCAGATGCCATAAAAACCAAAACAATCGATATTGAAAGTTTTGCTTTCGAAAAAGAAATCCAAAGTATTTATTACGAACAGCCTTATTATCTCGAGCCAGATAAAGGTGCCATGAATGCCTATGGATTGCTTCGCGATGCGCTTGAAGCTTCAGGAAAAGTGGGTGTTACTAGATTTGTTTTGCGAAATAAAGAAAGTCTGGCAATTTTAAAACCGTACAAAAACGTCATTGTTTTAAACCGAATCCGATTTGAACAGGAAATTAGAAGTACGGCAGAATTAAAATTGCCGCCAATGTCTAAAAAATCGACAAAAGAAATGGACATGGCCGAAAAACTGATTGATCAGCTAACAGAGAAATTTGATATTTCTGGCTTTAAAGACGAATATACGGCCAAGCTTTTGGATATCATTAAAAAGAAAGCCAAAGGAAAACCGCAGAAAGCAGCTCCAAAACTAAAAGTCGTGCACAAACAAAGCGACGATTTAATGGAAATGCTAAAAGCAAGTTTAGAAAATAAAAAGAAAAAATCGTCTTAA
- the metQ gene encoding methionine ABC transporter substrate-binding lipoprotein MetQ, which yields MKRNILKIAGVLALALVLSNCGKSKNNDPHFIKVGVASGPELKVAEAAKKVAKEKYGLEVELVSFNDYVIPNEALSQGDIDANAFQHKPYLDEQSKQRGYKLAIIGNTFVYPIAGYSKKIKSLSELKNESTIIIPNDPTNGGRSLLLLQKNGLLKLKDGVGLLPKVTDIVSNPKNLKILELEAPQLPRALDDQNVSIAIINNTFASAAGLVPSRDALFVEDKDSPYVNLVVSREDNKNEEKVKQFLQAFQSPEVEKAAEQEFKGGAVKGW from the coding sequence ATGAAAAGAAATATTTTAAAGATAGCTGGAGTTTTGGCTTTGGCGCTTGTTTTATCGAATTGCGGGAAAAGCAAAAACAATGACCCACATTTTATAAAAGTAGGAGTAGCTTCTGGACCAGAATTAAAAGTAGCAGAAGCGGCTAAAAAAGTAGCTAAAGAAAAATACGGTTTAGAAGTGGAATTGGTTTCTTTCAACGACTATGTGATTCCAAATGAAGCTTTGAGCCAAGGTGATATCGATGCGAACGCGTTTCAGCACAAACCCTATTTAGACGAGCAATCTAAACAAAGAGGTTACAAATTAGCAATTATCGGAAATACATTCGTGTATCCGATTGCTGGTTATTCTAAAAAAATAAAAAGCCTTTCTGAACTAAAAAACGAAAGCACGATTATTATTCCGAATGATCCAACAAACGGTGGCCGCTCTTTATTGCTTTTGCAGAAAAACGGATTGTTGAAATTAAAAGATGGAGTGGGTTTACTTCCTAAGGTTACAGACATTGTGAGTAATCCTAAAAACTTAAAAATTTTAGAATTAGAAGCGCCTCAATTGCCTCGCGCTTTAGACGACCAAAATGTTTCTATCGCTATCATCAACAATACTTTTGCTTCTGCGGCAGGATTGGTTCCTTCTCGTGACGCTTTGTTTGTTGAAGATAAAGATTCTCCTTATGTAAATTTGGTGGTAAGCCGTGAAGACAATAAAAACGAAGAAAAAGTAAAACAGTTTTTACAGGCTTTTCAATCTCCAGAAGTAGAAAAAGCTGCCGAGCAAGAATTTAAAGGTGGAGCTGTTAAAGGCTGGTAA
- a CDS encoding methionine ABC transporter permease MetI, with protein MSDSLIDLLLKGTWETIVMTFVSGFFGFLLGLPTGILLFLTRKNQILEQPVLNRTLSVVVNVFRSIPFIILIVWMIPFTRAIVGTSIGVSAALVPLSIGAAPFIARLVENSLLSLPSGLIEAARALGATPLQIVYKVLLPEALPSLINAASITLITLVGYSAMGGAVGAGGLGQVGYQYGYIGYDAVTMNSVLALLVILVFVIQFAGDRLSKRFDHR; from the coding sequence ATGTCTGATTCTCTTATAGATTTATTGTTAAAAGGAACATGGGAAACCATTGTTATGACTTTTGTATCGGGCTTTTTCGGGTTTTTGTTAGGACTTCCAACTGGAATTTTATTATTCTTAACTCGTAAAAACCAGATTCTGGAACAGCCGGTTTTAAACAGAACATTATCAGTAGTGGTAAATGTTTTTCGTTCTATTCCATTCATTATTTTAATCGTTTGGATGATTCCATTTACACGTGCCATTGTTGGGACTTCTATTGGTGTGAGTGCCGCTTTGGTTCCGTTAAGTATTGGTGCAGCACCATTTATTGCCCGTTTAGTAGAAAACAGTTTGCTAAGTCTTCCGTCTGGATTAATCGAGGCGGCTAGAGCATTGGGCGCAACTCCTTTACAAATTGTGTACAAAGTATTATTGCCAGAAGCTTTGCCTTCTTTAATCAATGCGGCTTCAATTACTTTAATTACTCTTGTTGGATATTCTGCAATGGGAGGAGCTGTTGGAGCAGGTGGTTTAGGACAAGTTGGGTATCAATACGGATATATAGGCTATGATGCTGTAACAATGAACTCAGTTTTGGCTTTATTGGTCATTCTGGTATTCGTAATTCAGTTTGCTGGAGACAGATTATCTAAACGATTTGACCATAGGTAA
- the metN gene encoding methionine ABC transporter ATP-binding protein MetN: MIELKNVTKTFHQKDRIVAALSDVSLRVPQGKIFGVIGTSGAGKSTLIRCVNLLERPTSGEIIVDGKALMQLSNAELAIERRQIGMIFQHFNLLSSRMVFENVAFPLELAGTPKTEIKTRVLELLQLVGLAEKANDYPASLSGGQKQRVAIARTLANNPKVLLCDEATSALDPATTRSILNLLKDINKRLNITVLLITHQMEVVKSICDEVAVISHGKLIEQGSVGEIFADPKHELTREFISSSLHIEVPSVYQEKLQKEDNGNLNPLLKLEMTGKSVNEPVISEVSRLFDTDFKIVSAQMDQAGEVNFGVMLIELSGKRENYDAAIQYFNSKHIKTEIIGYV, encoded by the coding sequence ATGATTGAATTAAAAAATGTAACCAAAACTTTTCATCAGAAAGACAGAATTGTTGCCGCTTTGTCTGATGTCTCTCTAAGGGTTCCTCAGGGAAAAATTTTTGGTGTAATTGGAACTTCCGGAGCAGGAAAAAGTACCTTAATTCGCTGCGTGAATTTGTTGGAAAGACCAACTTCTGGCGAAATTATCGTTGATGGAAAAGCTTTGATGCAGTTGTCAAATGCTGAATTGGCGATTGAAAGAAGACAAATCGGAATGATTTTTCAGCATTTCAATTTACTTTCTTCGAGAATGGTTTTCGAAAATGTGGCTTTTCCGCTAGAATTGGCTGGAACGCCAAAAACTGAAATCAAAACACGTGTTCTAGAATTGTTGCAATTAGTTGGATTGGCCGAAAAAGCCAATGATTATCCAGCAAGTCTTTCGGGAGGACAAAAACAGAGAGTGGCAATTGCTAGAACTTTAGCCAATAATCCTAAAGTTTTACTGTGCGATGAAGCGACAAGCGCGCTTGATCCTGCAACAACTAGATCGATTTTAAATTTACTGAAAGACATTAATAAACGTCTTAACATTACGGTTTTGCTGATCACGCACCAAATGGAAGTTGTAAAATCTATTTGTGATGAGGTAGCGGTAATCAGTCACGGAAAATTAATTGAGCAAGGAAGTGTGGGCGAAATCTTTGCAGATCCAAAACATGAACTGACAAGAGAATTTATTTCTTCTTCGCTTCATATCGAAGTTCCGTCTGTTTATCAGGAAAAATTGCAAAAAGAAGACAATGGAAATCTGAATCCGTTATTGAAATTGGAAATGACAGGAAAATCGGTTAATGAACCTGTTATCTCAGAAGTTTCAAGACTTTTTGATACCGATTTTAAAATCGTTAGTGCACAAATGGATCAGGCTGGCGAAGTGAATTTTGGCGTAATGCTGATTGAACTTTCAGGGAAACGCGAAAATTACGACGCAGCAATTCAATATTTTAATTCAAAACATATTAAAACAGAAATTATAGGTTATGTCTGA
- a CDS encoding DMT family transporter — translation MIKEKRLSILAESKELKIILAGIVFSFLWASASTATKIGLHSAQPFVISIFRFIIAGSIMLVVSHLIMVKRLPQKKEWIKISIYGLLNITFYLGLYVIAMQKVSAGLGSLAVATNPVFIVLISAVWLSHKINFKNIISLLLCLTGVFLAAYPLLQSSFATPSGILILIVSMVAYSLGTIYYSTQEWNGLHILTINGWQTIIGAVFLLPVLGLTYESDKNTFNADFWFSTTWLAIAVSIGAVQFWLYLLRINPVKAAYWLFLCPIFGFLIAFFVVDEPLTLYTLFGVILVIVGLYISIYSKKLKKQIRRSSI, via the coding sequence ATGATTAAAGAAAAACGGCTATCGATTTTAGCTGAATCTAAAGAATTGAAAATTATTCTTGCTGGAATTGTTTTTTCTTTTTTGTGGGCATCTGCATCAACAGCCACAAAAATAGGACTTCATTCTGCACAGCCTTTTGTGATTTCTATTTTTAGATTTATAATAGCTGGAAGCATTATGCTTGTAGTTTCACATCTTATAATGGTAAAACGGTTGCCTCAAAAAAAAGAATGGATTAAAATCAGTATTTATGGTTTGCTAAATATTACTTTTTATTTGGGGCTATATGTTATTGCCATGCAAAAAGTATCCGCAGGTTTAGGGAGTTTAGCAGTAGCAACTAATCCGGTTTTTATTGTTTTGATTTCTGCAGTTTGGTTATCTCATAAAATCAATTTTAAAAACATAATTAGCTTATTGCTTTGTTTAACTGGTGTTTTTTTAGCGGCCTATCCTTTATTACAAAGCAGCTTTGCAACTCCCAGCGGAATACTCATTTTAATTGTTAGTATGGTTGCTTATTCATTAGGAACCATTTACTACTCCACACAAGAATGGAATGGATTACATATTCTAACAATTAACGGCTGGCAGACTATAATTGGTGCGGTATTTTTGCTTCCCGTTTTAGGATTGACTTACGAATCGGATAAAAATACTTTTAATGCAGATTTTTGGTTTTCGACAACTTGGCTGGCAATTGCGGTATCAATAGGAGCAGTTCAGTTTTGGCTGTATCTTTTGCGAATTAATCCAGTTAAAGCAGCGTATTGGCTTTTTTTGTGTCCGATATTTGGTTTTCTAATTGCCTTTTTTGTGGTCGATGAACCTCTGACTTTGTATACGCTTTTTGGAGTTATTTTAGTTATAGTAGGATTATACATCAGTATTTATTCCAAAAAACTAAAAAAACAAATTAGAAGAAGCAGTATATAA
- the nagA gene encoding N-acetylglucosamine-6-phosphate deacetylase, with amino-acid sequence MKQAIVNAVVHTGDEIIENGVVIIENGQIISVQNEIPNDLEKIDLGGNHLSAGFIDIQINGGEKYYFSQTPNEETIQDIYDASMKYGTTHVLPCLISSSRETILEGIEAIRAYMKKHNNGVIGMHLEGPFLNPLRRGAHSLDQVRKPTNAELEEIIEKGKDVIKVITIAPECFTEEQLNMLIESGITISIGHSTITHKEAQPYFAKGINLVTHLFNAMTQFGHREPGLVGAVFENEAVYAPVILDGAHCDYAAAKVAYKLKKDKFFLISDATFLGRKVANFKWDNFDAHLENGFYRNEDGNLAGATISMAEAVQNAYNHLNVSADEAIKMATTRVASAIGIQSKIGKIKTGFPASFVTFNSDLSEIETLIFSKTDSSIS; translated from the coding sequence ATGAAACAAGCGATTGTAAATGCTGTTGTGCATACAGGCGACGAAATAATTGAAAATGGTGTCGTTATTATAGAAAACGGGCAAATTATTTCAGTGCAAAATGAAATTCCAAATGATTTGGAAAAAATCGATTTGGGAGGCAATCATCTTTCAGCAGGATTTATAGATATTCAGATCAATGGCGGCGAAAAGTATTATTTCAGCCAGACTCCAAACGAGGAAACCATTCAGGATATTTATGATGCAAGTATGAAATACGGCACAACACACGTTTTACCTTGTTTGATTTCTTCTTCAAGAGAAACCATTTTAGAAGGAATTGAAGCCATTCGTGCGTACATGAAAAAGCATAATAATGGTGTGATCGGAATGCATTTGGAAGGGCCATTTTTAAATCCGTTGCGACGTGGTGCCCACAGCCTTGATCAAGTTCGAAAACCGACTAATGCTGAGCTTGAAGAAATTATCGAAAAAGGAAAAGATGTTATTAAAGTAATTACAATTGCTCCAGAATGTTTTACAGAAGAACAATTAAATATGCTAATTGAAAGCGGAATTACCATTTCGATCGGGCATTCGACCATAACCCATAAAGAAGCGCAGCCTTATTTTGCTAAAGGAATAAATCTGGTAACGCACTTATTTAATGCCATGACACAGTTTGGACATCGTGAACCAGGTTTAGTTGGAGCTGTTTTTGAAAATGAAGCTGTTTATGCCCCAGTTATTCTAGACGGTGCGCATTGCGATTATGCGGCTGCAAAAGTGGCATATAAATTAAAAAAAGATAAATTCTTTTTAATAAGCGATGCTACTTTTTTAGGGCGAAAAGTAGCCAATTTTAAATGGGATAATTTTGATGCTCATTTAGAAAATGGTTTTTACAGAAATGAAGACGGCAATCTGGCGGGAGCTACAATATCTATGGCAGAAGCAGTACAAAATGCTTACAATCATCTGAATGTTTCGGCTGATGAAGCAATAAAAATGGCTACTACAAGAGTCGCTTCTGCTATTGGTATACAAAGTAAAATAGGGAAAATAAAAACTGGATTTCCTGCCAGTTTTGTCACATTCAACTCAGATTTAAGTGAAATAGAAACACTCATTTTTTCTAAAACAGATTCATCTATTTCATAA
- a CDS encoding TolC family protein: MRNLVKLFPFLILFCFSTLHSQNFNQEELTFIEFLGYVKKYHPLVKQANLEVTNAQAKLMMARGGFDPKLEVDYNKKEFKGTEYYSLLNSSFKIPTWYGVEIKAGFDDTNGEYYNPQNKTPEAGLTSLGINVALGQGMFINQRMADVREGKLQVKLSDAQRKLRAIEILYQASEAYFEWRRSYNEAELYKNYLGFASTRFEGVKKLIAAGDAPAIDSVEAKITVRNRELNVENGNLKLAKAKLKLANFLWIENVPVELGDLVKPEQNLIQTIEETLKTDAMMVDVESLDSHPKIQSLETKMDILEVNRQLKANSLLPKINVGYNYISEPNYWNNFNADDYKFNIDFSFPIFLRKERGSLKMAKLKIQDMQYDIGQQRLELKNKIKAQQTEIASLRKQKIVIDNLVQDYMTMLNSEEKLFSFGESSIFLINSRENNLVSAKLSQISLENQFYLSNAELYKILANPD; encoded by the coding sequence ATGAGAAATCTTGTAAAATTGTTTCCTTTCTTAATACTATTTTGTTTTTCTACACTTCATAGCCAGAATTTTAATCAAGAGGAACTTACTTTTATAGAGTTCTTGGGATATGTAAAAAAATATCACCCGTTGGTAAAACAAGCCAATCTTGAAGTGACAAATGCTCAGGCAAAGTTGATGATGGCACGAGGCGGATTTGATCCAAAATTGGAAGTAGATTACAATAAGAAAGAATTTAAGGGCACAGAATATTATTCGTTATTAAACAGCAGTTTTAAAATTCCGACTTGGTATGGAGTAGAGATTAAAGCAGGTTTTGACGATACAAATGGAGAATATTACAATCCGCAGAACAAAACTCCAGAAGCAGGTCTAACTTCGCTCGGAATTAATGTTGCTTTAGGGCAGGGAATGTTTATTAACCAGCGAATGGCTGATGTTCGCGAAGGAAAACTTCAGGTAAAACTGAGTGACGCACAGCGAAAACTGAGAGCAATTGAAATTTTATATCAAGCAAGTGAAGCTTATTTTGAATGGAGAAGAAGCTATAACGAAGCAGAATTGTATAAAAACTATTTAGGTTTTGCGAGCACTCGTTTTGAAGGGGTTAAAAAACTAATCGCAGCAGGAGATGCGCCAGCAATTGATAGCGTTGAAGCTAAAATAACCGTGCGAAACAGAGAACTGAATGTTGAAAACGGTAATTTGAAATTAGCGAAAGCAAAACTTAAATTGGCCAATTTTTTATGGATTGAAAATGTTCCAGTTGAATTGGGAGATTTGGTAAAACCAGAACAAAACCTAATTCAGACCATTGAGGAAACATTAAAAACAGATGCGATGATGGTTGATGTTGAATCATTAGATTCTCATCCAAAGATTCAATCTTTAGAAACTAAAATGGATATTTTGGAAGTCAATCGCCAGCTGAAAGCCAATTCATTGCTTCCGAAAATAAATGTGGGCTATAACTACATTTCAGAACCAAATTACTGGAATAATTTTAATGCTGATGATTATAAATTTAATATCGATTTCAGTTTCCCAATTTTCTTAAGAAAAGAACGTGGAAGTTTAAAAATGGCTAAACTGAAAATTCAGGATATGCAATATGATATTGGACAACAGCGATTGGAACTTAAAAATAAAATCAAAGCACAGCAGACGGAAATTGCTTCGTTAAGAAAACAGAAAATCGTAATCGACAATCTCGTACAAGATTATATGACGATGCTGAATTCAGAAGAAAAATTATTTTCATTCGGCGAGAGTTCGATTTTCTTAATCAATTCGAGAGAAAACAATCTTGTAAGTGCAAAATTATCGCAAATAAGTTTAGAGAATCAGTTTTATCTTTCGAATGCCGAATTGTATAAAATATTGGCAAATCCAGATTAA
- a CDS encoding HlyD family secretion protein translates to MLNLSKDNNVLITPGKYKSITSVARRPHYEILNKVIIGFLIFGVACLFLPWTQNISGTGSVTTLKPDQRPQTVHNAIAGRIEKWFVKEGDYVKKGDTILYISEIKEDYLDPNLVGNTKQQVDAKKMAAESYGDKVNSLDVQAQSLTTERQLKLQQAQNKIRQAQLKIKSDSMDLVAVKTQLRIAKTQFDRSTALNKEGLKPLTDVEQKRLKLQESEAYVITQENKLLSSKNELINARVEINRITAEYAEKISKSRSDKFTALSTQYDTEAQVNKLENQYTNYRLRNGLYYITAPQSGYVNRALLAGLGETIKEGTPVVSIMPSKYDIAVETYVDPIDLPLVHRGAKVRVWFDGWPRIVFSGWPGLSYGTYGGKVVAIENFISPNGKYRILVSPDGEDRHWPKELSIGAGAQSIALLETVSVWYEIWRNLNGFPPNYYNSGEKEDKGKEKK, encoded by the coding sequence ATGCTCAACCTATCTAAAGACAACAATGTACTTATAACGCCGGGCAAATACAAATCGATTACAAGCGTTGCCCGCAGACCTCATTACGAAATCTTAAACAAAGTCATAATCGGATTTTTGATTTTTGGAGTAGCCTGTCTTTTTCTGCCTTGGACACAGAATATTTCGGGAACGGGTTCTGTTACAACTTTAAAACCAGACCAGAGACCGCAAACGGTTCATAATGCGATTGCGGGACGAATCGAAAAATGGTTTGTAAAAGAAGGAGATTATGTGAAAAAAGGAGATACTATTCTTTACATCTCAGAGATTAAAGAAGATTACCTCGATCCTAATCTAGTTGGCAATACCAAACAACAGGTAGATGCCAAAAAAATGGCAGCAGAATCGTATGGCGATAAAGTAAATTCTCTTGATGTACAAGCACAATCGCTTACTACTGAAAGACAATTGAAGCTGCAGCAGGCGCAAAATAAAATACGTCAGGCACAGCTTAAAATAAAAAGTGACAGTATGGATCTTGTGGCAGTAAAAACACAGCTTCGAATTGCAAAAACACAATTTGACCGTTCGACTGCTTTAAACAAAGAAGGTCTTAAACCGCTTACCGATGTTGAGCAGAAAAGATTAAAACTGCAAGAGTCAGAAGCGTATGTGATTACACAGGAAAATAAATTGTTAAGCAGTAAAAACGAATTGATAAATGCTAGAGTAGAAATCAATAGAATTACTGCTGAATATGCTGAAAAAATATCAAAATCAAGAAGCGATAAATTTACAGCTTTAAGCACACAATACGATACAGAAGCTCAGGTTAACAAACTAGAAAATCAATATACAAATTACAGATTGAGAAACGGGTTGTATTACATTACAGCACCTCAAAGCGGTTATGTAAACCGTGCTTTATTGGCTGGTTTGGGAGAGACAATTAAAGAAGGAACTCCTGTAGTCAGTATCATGCCTTCTAAGTATGATATTGCTGTAGAAACTTACGTAGACCCAATCGATTTGCCTTTGGTTCATCGAGGAGCAAAAGTTCGTGTCTGGTTTGACGGATGGCCTAGAATCGTATTTTCTGGATGGCCAGGATTATCATACGGAACTTACGGTGGTAAAGTTGTAGCGATAGAAAACTTTATTAGCCCGAACGGTAAATATAGAATTTTGGTTTCGCCAGATGGAGAAGATCGTCATTGGCCAAAAGAATTGAGTATTGGTGCCGGTGCGCAAAGTATTGCATTATTAGAAACCGTTTCGGTATGGTATGAGATTTGGCGAAACTTGAATGGTTTCCCGCCAAACTATTATAATTCAGGAGAAAAAGAAGATAAAGGAAAGGAGAAAAAGTAA